The following is a genomic window from Aphelocoma coerulescens isolate FSJ_1873_10779 chromosome 5, UR_Acoe_1.0, whole genome shotgun sequence.
GGCGCTGCCCCCGCTGTGTCCCGCTAtcccccgccgccgccatgcTGATCAAGGAGTACCACATCCTGCTGCCCATGAGCCTGGAGGAGTACCAGGTGGCCCAGCTCTACATGATCCAGGTGGGGATGCGGGGCTGAGCAGGGGGGGCTGAGCCCAGGGGCTGCATGGGTCTGGGGTTTGTGGGGCTGAGCCTGAGGGGTGTGGGGTCCAAGGGTCAAGACTGAGGAGGtgcacagggctgtggggctgggcatGGGGAGCTGGAGGGATGCGGGGATCTGGGGACTAAGActgagggggtgcagggggctGAGAGAGGCTGGAGATTGTAGCCTGGGGGGtgcagggggctgtgggggagcaTGAAGGGTgcaggggctgagcctgggggTGCACAGGGGACTTTGAGGCTGAGCATGGGATGTTGGAGGGTGtagtggggctgtggggctgagtgTGGGGAACTGGGGAGCTGTAGGGCTGAGCATGGAGCCTGGAGTGGCACGGGCTGGCCTGAGGCTGATCCCAAGCAATTGGCAGGTTGCAGGGGTGTCAGTGaggctttgggggggtttggggccacTGAGCCAAGTAGGGGGTCCTGTGAACAGGTGTGGGGCTGGTGGATTCCAGCACATGGGGATGGGAGTGTGTGGGGACCCGGAGTGCCCACGGGGATCTCAAGGCTTGGAGGGGCTGCACTGAGCCATCACCTCTGTGCAGAAGAAGAGCCGGGAGGAGTCGAGTGGTGAGGGCAGTGGTGTGGAGATCCTGGCTAACCGGCCCTACAGTGACGGCCCCGGGGGCAGTGGCCAGTACACCCACAAGATCTACCATGTCGGCTCCCACATCCCCAGCTGGTTCCGGGCGCTGCTCCCCAAAGCTGCACTCCAGGTGGAGGAGGAGTCCTGGAATGCTTATCCCTACACACGCACCAGGTGGgagctgggaggcagcagggtgggctgtggggctggccGTACTCCAGGGCTCAGTCCTGTGCCCCTCCAGGTACACATGTCCCTTTGTGGAAAAATTTTCCATTGAGATCGAGACGTACTACCGCCCGGATGCAGGGCAGCAGACCAACATCTTCAACCTGAGTGTGGCAGAGAAGAGGCAGAGGATTTTGGGTGGGTATGGCTGGCTTGGGGAGCTGGGCAGGACCCTGTGGCTGCTGGGATTCCCACACAGTGCTCCTGGGATGGGCGTGTGGATGCGATGGGGCCTTAGGGGCTCGACTTCACTCTCTTTGCTGGTCCTGATGGTTTGGGGATGCCGGAAGGGAAGAGCTCCCTGGATCCTGAGCTCCTTGCCCCAAGCTCCATGTGACCCAGGCTCCCTGCTCCAAGCTCCCTGCCTGTTCCCTCTCAGGGGTGCTGAATTAAGtttcacattaaaaatattttcagggatAGTTTTGTCCTCTGCCTCTTCCCTTGCCTCTATTTCTGTTTGCAGCTTCTCCTTCCTAGTGCCAGTCTGCTCCCCTCTCCTTCTGTGTCCCAGACCTGTTCTGGCATGGATTTGCCTTCTCAGTCTCTCCTGGTGTACATGGGACCCCAAACCTGGGTCCTATGGGGTGTTTCGGatcagctggagcagggagagctggaaataGCATGTCCCTATTTTCCTACCCCCTGCCCTGcttcccttctccccagggctTTGCTCCAGATCACTTTCTGGCTTCTTTCTGGGGAGACTGGTGGGCAGAACTgggagctccaggtgggattctTCCCTCTCTGGCAGGTTCCCGTTCCCGGTGGTGTGGATGTGGTCAGTTCAGGTGCCAGAGTGTGGAGTGTGATGCGCTGCCTCTTAAAATGGAGGCCTAAAATAGGAACTTGGAGGAAATGATTCATCTGACCTATTTCTCTCCCCGGCTCTTGCGGCACTGGGGATGTCCGGCCAGGATACTGATGGCTCGGACCTGGGGGCAGGAATTCTGCCCCTACTGCCCCTGGGAAGCAACCAGGGCCAAGCAGACAGCATCAGGGCATGgccctgtgcctgctgcctGGTTTTTCACTCTAGTGCCCATCCTGTGGGCATTCCACAGGGCACTTAGCATCTCCagtggctgctgccttccacagGGAGCAGGGTTGGAGTGGGACCAGCCCCAGTCTGGATCCCATTGGGATCTTCTCTGCCCTGGTGTCCTGTAACACTGACAGATTTAAACCCCTCTCACGTTTCAAAGGGCGACGGAAAAACATGGTCTGGGTGATCTGCAGGGATAACTGCTTCCTTGGCAGCCTGCTCCCAGTGGCAAAAGCAAAGGGAGTTGGATTGTGATGGGAATGACACTGCCAGGAGCTGCTTGGGGACAGCAGGTTCTATCCCAGCTCTTTGCTGCAGTTATCCAAGATGCTTGGCATCATGCTGTGCATTGCATCATTTTTGTGGATTCAGGGcatttctagttttctttttcccccttttttcagCCCAAGCTGGAGGAAGAGAGGCTGACAGGACCTTGGGGACATCAAGGCAAATAAATGCAGGGTTTGGCACAgcttgggaatggggacagtgCTGCGGGATGGTACTGGGAGCCAGtggggtgccctgggatcccccaaaccaCGCTGGAGGAACCCGACCTGGAGACAGGGCTGGAAAAGCCAAATTCTAGGAGATTTTGTGCTGGATTGAGCCCAAATGGGTGTTGGATCATGTTTTCCTGGGTGTCATTCATGAGCCTCTCTCCGGTCTTGGGAGGTCATCCTCATTTGGAGGGAGCTCACCCTCATTTTGGGAGAGGTCACCTCTGTTTGGGGATAGGGTTCAttgccctccccccccccagctctctggAGGCTCCTGTGTCCCATGGTGGTTTTGCTGTGCCCTGTTTTTGGGGGACCCTCGGGCCTCTTGCGGggggggagctgggagctgtgccGAGCTGCCTCatgtgctgtccctgtcctcaGCCCCCACATCCCCCAGGTGGCCATGATCACTCTGCAGCTGCCAGATCTGCCGGCTAATGCGTGTATGTGTGTCAGTCCCGGCTCTCCGCatgctcccagcccctccctccctgtgctgctccctggggtGCTGGATTGGGATCCCACGTGGGGACAGGAATGTCTTTGGCTGCATCAAGGGTGCCTGTGATGTTCCAGCCTTGGcattttatatgttttattaggaaattcttccctgtgagggtggtgaggtccTGACACAGGTTGCGCAGAGAAACTgcggatgctccatccctggaagtgtccaaggccaggttcaacagggcttggagcaacctgggatagtggaaggtgtccctgcccatggtagggagtggaatgagatgatccataaggtcccttccaaccaaaaccattccaggattttgTGATTCCAGAACTCCAAGATTCTGGGATTCTAGGACAGAGAGTGTTTGCTGCCAGCTGCATTGGGTGCATGGCTTGTGGGAGTATTTGACCTGATTTTTgtccctttttccttcttttcctacCTGTGCCCCCTTGCCAAGCGCCGGGAGGTGACAAGCGCCGTTCTCCCCACAGACACCATTGACATCGTGCGTGATCCCATCTCCCCCGGGGAGTACAAGCCTGAGGAGGATCCCAAACTCTACCACTCATCCAAGACGGGCCGGGGGCCGCTGGGGGATGACTGGCTGGAGGCGGCGGTGGCCAGCGGGCCCCTCATGTGCGCCTACAAGCTCTGCAAGGTGGAGTTCCGATACTGGGGGATGCAGTCCAAGATCGAGCAGTTCATCCATGATGTGGGTGAGTTCGGAGCCGTGGGTTGCTGGAGGGTCATTTGCGCAGCCATGGGATCGCACTGGACTCACTtccccccttcttcccccaggTTTGAGGAAGGTGATGCTGCGCGCCCACCGCCAAGCCTGGTGCTGGCAGGATGAGTGGACAGACTTGACAATGGAGGATATCcggcagctggaggaggagacGGCACGAATGCTGGCACAGAAGATGGCCAAGTGTGGCGAGGGCGAGGAGCCACCTGCGGCTGGGGTCAGCCCTGAGGGGCGGCCGGAGCCAGACGGGCCTGGTGGGCAGGAGGAGGCCGAGCTGCAGGCGGGGACTGATACCCCCTCCGATGATACCTTTGCCAAGCAGTGGTCCACCTCTTCCCGGTCTTCCTACTCTTCCCAGCATGGAGGTGAGAGACCAGGTCTGGTGTGGTTATGCACTGGATGCTGCAGTTCTCCATAGGTGATGTGTCAGGGCACTGTTTTGCCTGGCTTGGGCGTCCTGGGCTGGGGCTCTGGGTGTCCCAGGTCTGGTGCAAGGTTTCTTGAAGGGGCCCTGGGTGACCCAGGGATGGTTCTGGATCTCCTGGAGGGACTCTGGGTGACATAGGGATGGCCCCAGATctccctgggggggtctgggtcCAGGACCAAggaggagctgtggggcaggagcaggggtcTCTCTtcagggggctgtgggtgctgatCTCCTGCGGGTGGCAGGGGGTGTGTCTCCTCAGAGCCTGTCGGAGTGGCGGATGCAGAACATTGCCCGGGACTCGGAGAACAGCTCTGAAGAGGAATTTTTCGATGCCCACGGTACTGGCACCATCTTGGGACAGGCTGTATGGGGGCGAGGCCGTCTGAGGATGGGCGTGCAGGCACAGGGGTGTCTCCCCATCCATGCTTCCCTTCTGCCTCTGCAGAGGATCTGTCTGACAGCGATGAGGTCTTTGCCAAGGAGATGACCAAGTGGAGCTCCAACGACTTCTTGGACACGCTTGAGCggccagcagagctggatgAGGCACTGGGTGAGTGCTGGGGTGAGCAGCCCAAATCCTTGGGTGGATGTCCTAGGAGGGGCCTGACTCCCACCTGGAGACCCCAACTGGCTCACCAGGCCTGTGTGCTCGCAGGGGACGGAGCCAGCGCCACCAAGGGGGATGGTGAAGGGTTGGGAACATCCAGCTTCCCTGAGGTGAGTGTCCCCTCCCTCGGGCCGTGTCCTACTGCCGTGCCCCCCGACTTGACTGCTCTCCTTCCTGCAGGGCGGCATGGCAGAGAGCACGGAGCAGATGTGCCGGATCCACGcactcttcctcatcctccacAGTGGGAACATCCTGGATCAGGGAGCGGGCGAGCCGGGCTCCAAGCAGGCAGATGTGCAGACACTGGCGGCCACCTTTGATGCTGTCACCCGCGTCCACTTTCCCGAGGCACTGGGACATGTGGCCCTGCGCCTGGTGCCCTGCCCGCCCATCTGTGCTGCAGCCTATGCCCTCGTTTCCAAGTACGGATTCCTGCTGGGAAAGCAGGGGATGGGGGAGCTGGTATCCTTGGAGAGGGGGCTTTATTTCTGGTGGGACATTAAGGacttgggatgggatgggatgggatgggatgggatgggatgggatgggggttaACTGCTGGGTGTCGCAGGGCACACAGGTGTTTTGTTGTGGGATGaggacagtgggatgggatgggatgggatgggatgggatgggatgggatgggatgggatgggatgggatgggatgggatgggatgggatggggataaCTCCTTGTGCAGCATCCTGGGGTGAACAATTATTGTGCAAAGAGATGGGGACATCAGGGCAGGATGGAATGGCATGGAAttggatgggatggggataaCTCTGGATACAGCATCCTGAGTGAGCAAGTGTCTTGTGGTGGGATGGGGATTACTCCTGGTGTGGCATCCCAGGGTGAACCAGTACTATGCAATGGAATGAGGACATCAGGACAGTCCCGTTCATCCCTCGCCATGTCCCCCTCAGGCTCAGCCCCTACAGCCACGACAGGGACAGCCTGTCCAGCAGCCAGGACCACATCCCACTGGCAGCACTCCCGCTGCTGGCCACCTCCTCAGGCATCTACCAGCATGCTGTGGGCACCGTCATCGCCCGCGCCAACCAGGCCTACGCAGCCTTCCTGCACTCTGGAGAGGGCACCGGCTTCTGTGGCCAGGTGAGGTGGAATGTGGGGGAAGCTTGGCTCTGGGGTCCAGCTGTGACCCTGcatggagggtttgggggtcacCCTCCTTATGGGTCCATGGTCTCTGCAGGTGGTGCTGCTCGGGGACTGTGTGGGTGGCATTCTGGGATTCGATGCCCTGTGCCAGAGCCGGGTGGGCTCTgggggcagccggagcagcagCCGCCGTGGCAGCCTGGTGAGTGCCTACACCCCAACACCCCCTGAGAGGGGTTTGGTGGTGCACTGGGGGCTATATGGGGTCTGGGTGTTtgctgcctctccctgcagagcacagagccCATCTCCCCGGAGCAGTGTGGCGGCCTGGACCCAATGGCTGATGGGACAGAGGGAGCACCGGTATTGGGCCAGGCCAGCCCTGAGCCCccagggacacagggggacagccagcagcacaactCCATGTGCAGGTGAGCCCAAGGGGGATGGTTTGCTATCTTGTGCTTTATGGAAAGGGtgtaattcccatctgcttcAGGCTGGGAAGGAGCATTTCATGGAGGCTGCCTGCCCTGGGGTGATCTTGCTGGAGCTCCTCTGGGATAACAGGGCCACGCCAGGCACAGCTTTGCCTTCAGGATGGTGGGAGCGCGATGTTGCCATCCCTCCCCATGCCCACTGTCTCTGCTGTCCCAGCCTGCAGGCCAGCGAGGCCCCGCTGGAGGCAGAGGCTCCCCGGAGCAGCGCCATGGCGCTGGATGGGGCGGAGGGTGCCAGCACCCGCCTCGAATTTAAGGTATCCGGCTTCTTCCTCTTTGGTTCCCCACTGGGGCTGGTGCTCGCGCTGCGCAAGACCGTCATGCCTGCTCTGGATGGTGAGGATCCCTGCCTGCTGCGGTGCCAGCTCCCGACCCTCCCTGCAGGGCTCAAGTCCCTGAGTCGTGTTCACCCCACAAGCCTGAGCTCCCCAGGACCACCCCAGAGAGCCTTGATTGGGTTTGAGTCCCTTGCATGCCCAGCCCTTCCTGTGTGGGTGTTGGTGGGTGCCTGagtgtccctgctctgtgccagcctcagcctgtccccagtgccccaaatttccctctccagcccttcccCTTGCTGTGTCCTGCTTTACCCCTCCTGGGTGTTTTGCTCCTGGTGCCCCTCAGCCCTCGTGGGCGCCTCTGACCCCACTCTGTGCTGCAGTGGCCCAGCTGCGTCCTGCCTGTGAGCAGATCTACAACCTCTTCCACGCCGCTGATCCCTGTGCCTCCCGCCTGGAGCCCCTCCTGGCCAAGGCCTTCCACGCTGTGCCCCCCCTCAGCGTGCCCCGATACCAGAAGTACCCCTTGGGTGATGGCACCTCGTCCCTGTTGGGTGAGCAGGTCCCCTCCAGGCTGGTGCAAGGCACCCTGGGGCCACGTCAGGGTACCCAGAGCACTCACAGCCtggctgggtggggggagagggatGTGCAAGCCCTTCCTACTGCTTTGGGGCTCTATTGGAGGGCATCCTGGGGTGGTGGATGTCCCTGGAGACTCTGGGTGTGCTCACCCAGCTCTTTCTGCAGCGGAGGCCCTGCAGACACACTCTGCCCTGTTCCTGCCCAAAGTGGATGTGGCTGCCCCCCCTACCCCCACTGGCAGCTTTGGGGGCTTCTGGAAGGGCAATGAACCGGCAGAGCCCCCCACTCCTGCCAGCACCAGCGAGGTTGTCAAGAGTAAGTGTGATCCCTACCCACCCCTTCACATCTCATGCGGACACCTCGGGCTGCACGACATGGGATGAGGTCCAGAAAAGGCTTcattccagctctccctgcagtCCTGGAGCACTGGTGGGGCCCGAAGCGCATCGACTATTCTCTGTACTGCCCTGATGCCTTGACTGCCTTCCCCACCATCACCCTGCCCCACCTCTTCCATGCCAGCTACTGGGAATCCTCTGACGTGGTGGCCTTCATCCTGCGCCAGGTATGGGCATGGTGGGGTAGGCGGCAagctggggctggcagaggctgAGCCAGTGCCATGCTGTCGGCAGGTGATGGAGAAAGAGGGGCCGCAGCCAGCGGAGAGCGAGGAGAGCTCCATCTACAGCCCTGCCATCCCTCGGGAAAAGTGGCAGCGCAAGCGCACCCAAGTGAAGATCCGGGTATGTGGCCAGtgggagcccacctggagcatcCTGGGGTGTGCGGGTTCTGGGACAATCCCGCAGCGCAGTGATGTCCCTGTGGCGCCTCAGGAGctcccccaggagctgctgagcacCCCGTGTGCCTGCAGAATGTGACGGCCAACCACCGGGCCTGCGATGTGATCGTGTGTGAGGGCAAAGCGCAGGTCCTCAGCGGGCGCTTCATGTATGGACCCCTGGACGTGGTGACACTGACTGGGGAGAAGGTACAGCTGGGCTCAGGAGGCCACCAGGACCCCTCAAACAGGGTGGGAGTGTCCAGGACTGGGCATGGGGCTGGTGTCACCCGCAGTAGGGGAAGGATGTGGTTAACCTGTGTTAACCTGTGGTTAATCCCTGTGTGGGATGGCGAGAGAAGGTTGTAAGGACTTGCAggtggggacacagcaggaTGTGGTAGTCCAGCCCATGCTCAGCCCGCTTCCCTCTCCCAGGTGGACATCTACATCATGACACAGCCGCTGTCAGGGAAGTGGCTGTACTACGGCACCGAGGTGACGAGTGGCAGCGGGCGCCTGACCTTCACCATCCCTCCAGACAAAGCTCTGGCCATCGGGATCTACCCTGTTCGCATGGTGGTCAGGTGAGGTATCACCTCAGTTCCTCCTCCAGCCCTTTTGGCAGAGCTAcacctgctgccctggcagcagagccggTGCCGAGCCACCACCTCTGCCTTTGCAGGGGGGACCACAGCTATGCCGAGGCATACCTGACTGTTGTGGCCCGTGGCACTGAGTCCGTTGTGTTCAGCATCGACGGTTCCTTCACCGCCAGTGTCTCCATCATGGGCAGTGACCCCAAAGTGCGGGCAGGGGCTGTGGACGTTGTAAGGTGGGTGCCCTTCAATAAGGGAGTCAGTCTCCCCATCTTTCATGGTGTGGTGACAACTCAGTTGGGGCATGTCAGAGCAGGGACAAAGTGGAAGGTATTCCACCACTCCCTTGCCTCCAGCACATCATCTCTATGCTGGTGCCCTGTTGTGGAAAATAATCCTCTCCAAGTTTGGATGTGGTCCCCACAGTTTTGCTGTGCCTTCCCCTTGATAAaatccctgggagcagggaggtttTGGAGGCAGCACCCACACATGTTGTGTTGGGAGATCCCAGCTTCCCACAGCAGGACTGCCTCCACACAGGCTCCTGGCAGCCACCCATATCCCCTCCCAGGCACTGGCAGGACTCGGGGTACATGATCATCTATGTGACGGGGCGCCCCGACATGCAGAAGCATCGTGTGGTGGCCTGGCTCTCCCAGCACAACTTCCCCCACGGTGCCGTCTCCTTCTGCGACGGGCTCACCCACGACCCACTGCGCCAGAAAGCCGCCTTCCTGCAGAGCCTGCGCACcgaggtggggatggggatgcgGCCGGGAGGACATAGGGCTGGTGATGGGGTGGCATGGGCTGTGCTGAAGCCTGTGCACCTCTGCATCCCAGTGGAGATGCTGGGAGCTGGACTGCactgccagggcagagctggaagcttctcagggcagctcccagccatCCCTCTTAACATGAGGGTGTCCCAGCCCCTGGAGGTGGCTGTCCCTGTGGGAAGGGAGGTTCCCTGCCCTAATGCTCTTgtccctgggcaggcagagatCTCCATAGTTGCTGGCTATGGCTCCACCAAGGATGTCTCCGTCTACAGCTCACTGGGACTTGCGCCAGCACACATCTACATTGTGGGACGGGCCGTCAAGAAGTTCCACAACCAGTGCCAGGTATGgtggtggcagggctggggagagccTGGGGATGCAGGGGACGATGGCTGACCCCACCAGCTGGCCATGGCTACCAGCTCAggctgtctgtgtgtcctgcagTTCCTCTCCGAGGGCTATGTTGCCCACCTCGCCCAGCTGGAAGCTGCAGCCCTGGCCCACGCCCCCAAGGGCCCCCCACGACCTGTGCTGGGCAAAGGCACCTATGGCTGCCCAGCGCCTGTCGACTTCCTGCGGAAGCAGAGCCAGCTCCTGCGCTCCCGGGGCTCCAGCCAGGCAGAGCGGGATGGGGGGTCCCCCTCAGTACCCCCAGGCTTGTCCCGGGCCAAGCCCCGCAGTGTCAGCCTCAAGCTGGAGGGTGAGGAGTGAGGGTGGCATGGCCACGTCCCCCCTCCACTGCATCCCTGATTTCCCAGCAAGGAGCACCTGGGGATGGAGCCAGTGCTGGGCCACAAGCCCATAGGAAGGAGATGAGGGCGCTGGGTCCCCTGAGactggggggtgctgggagaTGGCTCTGAGCCCCCCTGAGGGCCAGAGTGATCCCCTCAGGACTGAGCCACCCTGggtcctccctgctgcccccagccctgtcccctctggTCCTTTGGGGCTGTTGGGCAGTGACCAGTGGGGTCTGCACCCCAGGGTCATTGTCCGTGTGCAGAACTGgggggctgtggctgtgccccagggcaAATGGCACCTCCCCACCTATTTATTTCTGTCCAGTGtcacagggcagggctgggttggGTTTCCAGAGTGGTTCCTCTGTTCCCCCCCTTTTGTTTCGGTGTTGAATAAAGAGATGTTACGACAAGGTGCCAGCACCCACGAGTCGGTTCTGTGCCTGTGGCACCAGGGTTCCGACCCACTGGGAaagccctggggagcctctaGGGACACCATGTCCCACAGGGACATGGCCGTGGGGCACATCAGTTGGGTCACAAGCGATTCAGGACAAGTAAAAGAGCCTGGGGTATATGGGCTGTGCCGATGCTGATACCCTCCCCCTTTCCGACTTGGTTTCCCCTCATTTACTTCCAGCAGCAAATTTTTGTAGTGACCAGGGGCTGTGACTGGTTTTACTTGAGTTTATCTTGGCATAGCATGACCAGAGGTTTATAGAGATAGCAGGAAGCAGCTGTTATTCTATATAAAATATTCCTGACACTAACATGACAAGAGGAGACACTGGTTTTGGATGATAGCAGCAGCCTCGAGAGGTGACAATGGTGTCGCACGGAGGAGAACAGGCATGAAGGGGTTGGAGCCCAGGCTGAGGCTTGGTGCCGCCCCTCCATGGCCACCATTAAGTATAAAAACATCAAATAAGTGATACAAGttggcagggagcagcaggctcGTGTCACCCATGCATCCCTGGCGTGATGATGAGCAGAGTCTAGAGCCCAGCAAAGAGCTTCAGCCATGTGCTGCAATGCTTTATGCTGCCACTTAAGTGCCTGGTCATGTCCCCAGGCCGTGGCGAGCTCCGGGGCCATT
Proteins encoded in this region:
- the PITPNM1 gene encoding membrane-associated phosphatidylinositol transfer protein 1 isoform X1 — translated: MLIKEYHILLPMSLEEYQVAQLYMIQKKSREESSGEGSGVEILANRPYSDGPGGSGQYTHKIYHVGSHIPSWFRALLPKAALQVEEESWNAYPYTRTRYTCPFVEKFSIEIETYYRPDAGQQTNIFNLSVAEKRQRILDTIDIVRDPISPGEYKPEEDPKLYHSSKTGRGPLGDDWLEAAVASGPLMCAYKLCKVEFRYWGMQSKIEQFIHDVGLRKVMLRAHRQAWCWQDEWTDLTMEDIRQLEEETARMLAQKMAKCGEGEEPPAAGVSPEGRPEPDGPGGQEEAELQAGTDTPSDDTFAKQWSTSSRSSYSSQHGGGVSPQSLSEWRMQNIARDSENSSEEEFFDAHEDLSDSDEVFAKEMTKWSSNDFLDTLERPAELDEALGDGASATKGDGEGLGTSSFPEGGMAESTEQMCRIHALFLILHSGNILDQGAGEPGSKQADVQTLAATFDAVTRVHFPEALGHVALRLVPCPPICAAAYALVSKLSPYSHDRDSLSSSQDHIPLAALPLLATSSGIYQHAVGTVIARANQAYAAFLHSGEGTGFCGQVVLLGDCVGGILGFDALCQSRVGSGGSRSSSRRGSLSTEPISPEQCGGLDPMADGTEGAPVLGQASPEPPGTQGDSQQHNSMCSLQASEAPLEAEAPRSSAMALDGAEGASTRLEFKVSGFFLFGSPLGLVLALRKTVMPALDVAQLRPACEQIYNLFHAADPCASRLEPLLAKAFHAVPPLSVPRYQKYPLGDGTSSLLAEALQTHSALFLPKVDVAAPPTPTGSFGGFWKGNEPAEPPTPASTSEVVKSFIPALPAVLEHWWGPKRIDYSLYCPDALTAFPTITLPHLFHASYWESSDVVAFILRQVMEKEGPQPAESEESSIYSPAIPREKWQRKRTQVKIRNVTANHRACDVIVCEGKAQVLSGRFMYGPLDVVTLTGEKVDIYIMTQPLSGKWLYYGTEVTSGSGRLTFTIPPDKALAIGIYPVRMVVRGDHSYAEAYLTVVARGTESVVFSIDGSFTASVSIMGSDPKVRAGAVDVVRHWQDSGYMIIYVTGRPDMQKHRVVAWLSQHNFPHGAVSFCDGLTHDPLRQKAAFLQSLRTEAEISIVAGYGSTKDVSVYSSLGLAPAHIYIVGRAVKKFHNQCQFLSEGYVAHLAQLEAAALAHAPKGPPRPVLGKGTYGCPAPVDFLRKQSQLLRSRGSSQAERDGGSPSVPPGLSRAKPRSVSLKLEGEE
- the PITPNM1 gene encoding membrane-associated phosphatidylinositol transfer protein 1 isoform X2, producing the protein MLIKEYHILLPMSLEEYQVAQLYMIQKKSREESSGEGSGVEILANRPYSDGPGGSGQYTHKIYHVGSHIPSWFRALLPKAALQVEEESWNAYPYTRTRYTCPFVEKFSIEIETYYRPDAGQQTNIFNLSVAEKRQRILDTIDIVRDPISPGEYKPEEDPKLYHSSKTGRGPLGDDWLEAAVASGPLMCAYKLCKVEFRYWGMQSKIEQFIHDVGLRKVMLRAHRQAWCWQDEWTDLTMEDIRQLEEETARMLAQKMAKCGEGEEPPAAGVSPEGRPEPDGPGGQEEAELQAGTDTPSDDTFAKQWSTSSRSSYSSQHGGGVSPQSLSEWRMQNIARDSENSSEEEFFDAHEDLSDSDEVFAKEMTKWSSNDFLDTLERPAELDEALGDGASATKGDGEGLGTSSFPEGGMAESTEQMCRIHALFLILHSGNILDQGAGEPGSKQADVQTLAATFDAVTRVHFPEALGHVALRLVPCPPICAAAYALVSKLSPYSHDRDSLSSSQDHIPLAALPLLATSSGIYQHAVGTVIARANQAYAAFLHSGEGTGFCGQVVLLGDCVGGILGFDALCQSRVGSGGSRSSSRRGSLSTEPISPEQCGGLDPMADGTEGAPVLGQASPEPPGTQGDSQQHNSMCSLQASEAPLEAEAPRSSAMALDGAEGASTRLEFKVSGFFLFGSPLGLVLALRKTVMPALDVAQLRPACEQIYNLFHAADPCASRLEPLLAKAFHAVPPLSVPRYQKYPLGDGTSSLLAEALQTHSALFLPKVDVAAPPTPTGSFGGFWKGNEPAEPPTPASTSEVVKILEHWWGPKRIDYSLYCPDALTAFPTITLPHLFHASYWESSDVVAFILRQVMEKEGPQPAESEESSIYSPAIPREKWQRKRTQVKIRNVTANHRACDVIVCEGKAQVLSGRFMYGPLDVVTLTGEKVDIYIMTQPLSGKWLYYGTEVTSGSGRLTFTIPPDKALAIGIYPVRMVVRGDHSYAEAYLTVVARGTESVVFSIDGSFTASVSIMGSDPKVRAGAVDVVRHWQDSGYMIIYVTGRPDMQKHRVVAWLSQHNFPHGAVSFCDGLTHDPLRQKAAFLQSLRTEAEISIVAGYGSTKDVSVYSSLGLAPAHIYIVGRAVKKFHNQCQFLSEGYVAHLAQLEAAALAHAPKGPPRPVLGKGTYGCPAPVDFLRKQSQLLRSRGSSQAERDGGSPSVPPGLSRAKPRSVSLKLEGEE